One region of Oxalobacteraceae bacterium OTU3CAMAD1 genomic DNA includes:
- the purF gene encoding amidophosphoribosyltransferase, with the protein MCGIVGVVSHQPVNQLLYDALLLLQHRGQDAAGIATNHSSMFAMHKANGLVRDVFRTRNMRTLQGNSGIGHCRYPTAGSSSEEEAQPFYVNAPFGITLAHNGNLTNWEQLKQEMFKNDRRHINTDSDSEVLLNVLAHEIHMATTGISIDADTIFDAVTVLHRRVKGGYAAVAQIAGVGLLAFRDPFGIRPLCLGINETEQGAEYLVASESVALEGMGFRFLRDIAPGECVFVDADMQLHSRQCADNPSLNPCVFEFVYLARPDSVIDGASVYATRLKMGEYLAEKIKREFKDGEIDVVMPIPDSSRPAAIQLALALNVEYREGFIKNRYIGRTFIMPGQAARKKSVRQKLNAIASEFKDKVVLLVDDSIVRGTTSREIVQMAREAGAKKVIFASAAPPVIYPNVYGIDMPTRDELIAYGRTTEEVCREITADHLVYQDIESLKRAISDVNPELKNFEASCFDGVYVTGDVSKEYLDKLEYARHHPKAKTTHEDAGRSQLNLNLATAEG; encoded by the coding sequence ATGTGTGGCATCGTCGGCGTCGTTTCCCATCAACCTGTCAATCAACTGCTGTATGACGCCTTGCTGCTGCTGCAGCACCGCGGCCAGGATGCAGCGGGTATCGCGACCAATCACAGCAGCATGTTCGCCATGCACAAGGCCAATGGCCTGGTGCGTGACGTCTTCCGCACGCGCAATATGCGCACCCTGCAAGGCAACTCGGGCATCGGCCACTGCCGCTATCCGACCGCCGGCTCGTCGAGCGAGGAAGAGGCGCAACCGTTCTACGTCAACGCCCCGTTCGGCATCACGCTGGCGCACAACGGCAACCTGACCAACTGGGAACAGCTCAAGCAAGAGATGTTCAAGAACGACCGCCGCCACATCAACACCGACTCCGATTCGGAAGTGCTGCTCAACGTGCTGGCCCATGAAATCCATATGGCCACCACCGGCATCTCGATCGACGCCGACACCATCTTCGACGCCGTCACCGTGCTGCACCGTCGTGTGAAGGGCGGTTACGCCGCCGTGGCGCAAATCGCCGGCGTTGGCCTGCTGGCCTTCCGCGATCCGTTCGGCATCCGTCCGCTGTGCCTGGGAATCAACGAAACCGAGCAGGGCGCCGAGTACCTGGTCGCCTCCGAATCGGTGGCGCTCGAAGGCATGGGCTTCCGCTTCCTGCGCGACATCGCGCCGGGCGAGTGCGTCTTCGTCGACGCCGACATGCAGCTGCACAGCCGCCAGTGCGCCGACAATCCGTCGCTCAACCCGTGCGTGTTCGAATTCGTCTACCTGGCCCGTCCGGACTCCGTCATCGACGGCGCCTCGGTCTACGCCACCCGCCTGAAAATGGGCGAGTACCTGGCCGAGAAGATCAAGCGCGAATTCAAGGACGGCGAGATCGACGTCGTCATGCCGATTCCGGATTCGTCGCGTCCGGCCGCGATCCAGCTGGCGCTGGCGCTCAACGTCGAATACCGCGAAGGCTTCATCAAGAACCGCTACATCGGCCGCACCTTCATCATGCCGGGCCAGGCTGCGCGCAAGAAGTCCGTGCGCCAGAAGCTGAACGCAATCGCCTCTGAATTCAAGGACAAGGTTGTGCTGCTGGTCGACGACTCGATCGTGCGCGGCACCACTAGCCGCGAGATCGTGCAGATGGCGCGCGAAGCGGGCGCGAAGAAAGTCATCTTCGCCTCGGCCGCGCCGCCGGTGATCTACCCGAACGTGTACGGCATCGACATGCCGACCCGCGACGAGCTGATCGCCTACGGCCGCACCACCGAGGAAGTGTGCCGCGAAATCACCGCCGACCACCTGGTGTACCAGGACATCGAGTCGTTGAAGCGTGCCATCTCCGATGTGAATCCGGAGTTGAAGAACTTCGAGGCGTCGTGCTTCGACGGCGTCTACGTCACCGGCGACGTGTCGAAAGAGTACCTCGACAAGCTGGAGTACGCGCGCCACCACCCGAAGGCCAAGACCACGCATGAGGACGCCGGCCGCTCGCAACTGAATCTGAATCTCGCGACCGCCGAAGGCTGA
- a CDS encoding cystathionine gamma-synthase family protein: MNDKKNYGFTTTILHNDRLKGIEHGSLHKPIHTSVAFGYGDARQLASVFQGKEPGFRYGRQGNPTISALEDKVNKMEQGVGTLCFATGMGAIGAVFQALLRAGDHVVSSAFLFGNTNSLWQTTMAQGVGVSFVDATDVANVEAAITDQTRMVFVETIANPRTQVADLKRIGELCKARGILYIVDNTMTTPYLFRPKSVGAGLVVNALTKSIGGHGNALGGSLTDTGEYDWTKFPNIYENYKKAAPLQWGLAQIRAKGLRDFGASLGPEAAHHIAVGAETLALRMERTSANALALAEMLEADERVAAVHYPGLASHPQHGISSELFRKHGSLLSFELKEGIDCFDFLNRLKLAIPASNLGDTRTLVIPVAHTIFYEMGAERRASMGIAESLIRVSVGIEDTDDLLDDFACALEGC, translated from the coding sequence ATGAACGATAAGAAGAACTACGGTTTCACCACCACCATCCTGCACAACGACCGCCTGAAGGGCATCGAGCACGGCTCGCTGCACAAGCCGATCCACACCTCGGTCGCGTTTGGTTATGGCGACGCGCGCCAGCTGGCGTCGGTATTCCAGGGCAAGGAGCCGGGCTTCCGCTACGGCCGCCAGGGCAACCCGACCATCTCCGCGCTCGAGGACAAGGTCAACAAGATGGAGCAGGGCGTCGGCACCTTGTGCTTCGCCACCGGCATGGGCGCCATCGGCGCCGTGTTCCAGGCGCTGCTGCGCGCGGGCGACCACGTCGTTTCGTCGGCCTTCCTGTTCGGTAACACCAACAGCCTGTGGCAGACCACGATGGCGCAGGGTGTCGGCGTCTCCTTCGTCGACGCCACCGACGTCGCCAACGTCGAAGCCGCGATCACCGACCAGACCCGCATGGTATTTGTCGAAACCATCGCCAACCCGCGCACGCAGGTGGCGGACCTCAAGCGCATCGGCGAGCTGTGCAAGGCGCGCGGCATCCTCTACATCGTCGACAACACGATGACCACGCCGTATCTGTTCCGGCCGAAGTCGGTCGGCGCCGGGCTGGTGGTCAACGCGCTGACCAAATCGATCGGCGGCCACGGCAACGCGCTGGGCGGCAGCCTGACCGACACCGGCGAATACGACTGGACCAAGTTCCCGAATATCTACGAGAACTACAAGAAGGCCGCGCCGCTGCAATGGGGGCTGGCGCAGATCCGCGCCAAGGGGCTGCGCGACTTCGGCGCCTCGCTGGGGCCGGAGGCGGCGCACCACATCGCCGTCGGCGCCGAAACGCTGGCGCTGCGCATGGAGCGCACCAGTGCCAACGCGCTGGCGCTGGCCGAGATGCTGGAGGCGGACGAGCGCGTGGCCGCCGTGCACTATCCGGGCCTGGCATCGCATCCACAGCACGGCATCTCGAGCGAGCTGTTCCGCAAGCATGGCTCGTTGCTGAGCTTTGAATTGAAGGAGGGGATAGACTGCTTCGACTTCCTGAATCGCCTCAAGCTGGCGATCCCGGCATCGAACCTGGGCGACACGCGCACCTTGGTGATTCCGGTCGCGCACACGATCTTCTACGAGATGGGCGCCGAGCGCCGCGCCTCGATGGGCATCGCCGAATCGTTGATCCGCGTCTCGGTCGGCATCGAAGACACCGACGATCTGCTCGACGACTTCGCGTGCGCCCTGGAAGGTTGCTAA
- the lexA gene encoding transcriptional repressor LexA, whose amino-acid sequence MIKLTARQEQILNLIKDAIENTGFPPTRAEIANELGFKSANAAEEHLQALARKGAIEIAAGTSRGIRLLGVHAEPATPKVPVSLMMSLPLIGRVAAGSPILAQENLETSYSVDPAMFSSKPDYLLKVRGESMRDAGIMDGDLLAVKKVDSAKNGQIVVARIGNDVTVKRYRKTGTLVELLPENPDFKIIKVDPEADEFALEGLAVGLMRSWH is encoded by the coding sequence ATGATCAAGCTCACCGCACGTCAGGAACAAATTCTCAATCTGATCAAGGATGCCATCGAAAACACCGGCTTCCCGCCGACGCGCGCCGAGATCGCCAACGAACTGGGCTTCAAATCCGCCAACGCGGCCGAGGAGCATTTGCAGGCGCTGGCGCGCAAGGGCGCCATCGAGATCGCCGCCGGCACGTCGCGCGGCATCCGTTTGTTGGGCGTGCACGCCGAACCGGCCACGCCGAAGGTGCCGGTGTCGTTGATGATGTCGCTGCCGCTGATCGGCCGCGTGGCCGCCGGCTCGCCGATTTTGGCGCAGGAAAACCTGGAGACGAGCTACAGCGTGGACCCGGCGATGTTCTCGTCCAAGCCGGACTACCTGCTCAAGGTGCGCGGCGAATCGATGCGCGACGCCGGCATCATGGACGGCGACCTGCTGGCGGTGAAGAAAGTCGACAGCGCCAAGAACGGCCAGATCGTCGTCGCGCGGATCGGCAACGACGTCACGGTCAAGCGCTACCGCAAGACCGGCACCCTGGTCGAGCTGCTGCCGGAGAACCCGGACTTCAAGATCATCAAGGTCGATCCGGAGGCGGACGAGTTCGCGCTGGAAGGCCTGGCCGTCGGCCTGATGCGCAGCTGGCACTAA
- a CDS encoding DUF5695 domain-containing protein — translation MPPTRALSPLLFSFFIAASPFAAEAPAATAAKPSHPDVATKAYSTKKFLLALRTDTQTLARLDPVADPSFDFTPGPREAERQYDGYAHIGDLNLRLRSGVAGAWQEYSSSAARQPIKPLTAGGKVLAAADITATLGKDLPLTVERRWLNEGGALVLRFTLINNSNAPVEIGGLGMPMVFDNIITDRTLEQAHASASFADPYIGRDAGYVQVTRLNGQGPALIVTPDGRTPLEAWRPLTDRSPRAQTSEGFYDWTVASKAYAENEWKNAGEQWNTPTSIMLEAGARRDIGVRFATAPSIRAIEAALIAQKRPVAVGIPGYVVPTDLEATLFLKSPQKVVGITSSPENALAVTPDKSTAKGWARYTVRGNGWGPARLSIAYADGSVQTVSYFVTKPLEQTVADLGKFSTTQQWFDDKKDPFKRGPAILTYDRDAKRIVTDDPRVWISGMSDEGGGGSWVAAMSKQLDNPDAAEVAKLERLVNETVVGKLQVADGPQAGAVRKSLFYYDPKAFPSYYNQKANWGTWASWPKKDADDLGRAYNYPHVAIGHWVLYRLARNHVGLVAAHDWRWYLQRAYQTTVAMVRDAPEYAQFGLMEGDVFLDILKDLKREGMTAEAADMESMMKRRADHWRTLAYPFGSEMAWDSTGQAEVYAWMRHFGYTKQADITREVILGYDPAMPSWGYNGNARRYWDFLYGGKTARIERQIHHYGSTLNAVPLFDAYRANPSDLHLLRVAYGGLLGGITNIDRDGFSSAAFHAWPDMMRWDAYSGDYGMGFYGHAYATATYVLKDPTFGWLSFGGNMKVANNGVVQITPKDSARTRLFVAPARAWITLEAGKIDTATYDPKSRAITLELAAATAATPVGRLLVESPGGKFKPQGLVAERGGYQIPLTATTTRVLLKPR, via the coding sequence ATGCCACCTACCCGTGCGTTGTCCCCTTTGCTGTTTTCCTTCTTTATTGCGGCGTCGCCCTTCGCCGCCGAGGCGCCCGCCGCCACCGCCGCCAAACCCAGCCATCCCGACGTCGCCACCAAGGCCTACAGCACCAAAAAGTTCCTGCTGGCCCTGCGCACGGACACCCAGACTTTGGCGCGGCTCGATCCGGTCGCCGATCCGAGTTTCGACTTCACACCGGGCCCGAGGGAGGCCGAGCGCCAGTACGACGGCTACGCCCACATCGGCGACCTCAATCTGCGCCTGCGCAGCGGTGTCGCCGGGGCCTGGCAGGAATATTCGTCGTCCGCCGCGCGGCAGCCGATCAAACCGCTGACGGCTGGCGGCAAGGTCCTGGCGGCGGCCGACATCACGGCCACGCTGGGCAAGGACCTGCCGCTGACGGTGGAACGGCGCTGGCTCAACGAGGGCGGCGCGCTGGTGCTGCGGTTCACGCTGATTAACAACTCCAACGCGCCCGTGGAAATTGGCGGCCTCGGCATGCCCATGGTGTTCGACAACATTATCACCGACCGCACGCTGGAGCAGGCCCACGCCAGCGCCAGTTTCGCCGACCCTTATATAGGCCGCGACGCCGGCTATGTGCAGGTGACGCGCCTGAACGGCCAGGGCCCGGCGCTGATCGTCACGCCGGACGGGCGCACGCCGCTGGAGGCGTGGCGTCCGCTGACCGACCGCAGCCCGCGCGCGCAAACCTCGGAAGGCTTCTACGACTGGACCGTCGCCAGCAAGGCCTATGCCGAGAACGAATGGAAGAATGCCGGCGAACAGTGGAACACGCCGACCAGCATCATGCTGGAAGCAGGCGCGCGGCGCGACATCGGCGTGCGCTTCGCCACGGCGCCGTCGATCCGCGCCATCGAAGCCGCGCTGATCGCGCAAAAGCGGCCGGTCGCCGTCGGCATCCCGGGCTACGTGGTGCCGACCGATCTGGAGGCAACCTTGTTCCTCAAGAGCCCGCAGAAAGTGGTCGGCATCACCAGCTCGCCCGAGAACGCGCTGGCGGTCACGCCGGACAAGTCCACCGCCAAAGGCTGGGCGCGCTACACGGTGCGCGGCAACGGCTGGGGGCCGGCGCGCCTGTCGATCGCCTACGCCGACGGCAGCGTGCAAACGGTCAGCTATTTCGTCACCAAGCCGCTGGAGCAAACGGTAGCCGACCTCGGCAAGTTCTCCACCACGCAGCAATGGTTCGACGACAAGAAAGACCCGTTCAAGCGCGGGCCGGCCATCCTCACCTACGACCGCGACGCCAAGCGCATCGTCACCGACGACCCGCGCGTGTGGATCTCCGGCATGAGCGACGAAGGCGGCGGCGGCAGCTGGGTAGCGGCCATGAGCAAGCAGCTCGACAACCCGGACGCGGCCGAGGTGGCCAAGCTGGAACGGCTGGTCAACGAAACGGTGGTCGGCAAGTTGCAGGTGGCCGACGGCCCGCAGGCCGGCGCCGTGCGCAAGAGCCTGTTCTATTACGACCCGAAAGCTTTCCCCAGCTACTACAACCAGAAAGCCAACTGGGGCACCTGGGCCTCGTGGCCGAAGAAGGACGCGGACGACCTCGGCCGTGCATACAACTATCCGCACGTGGCCATCGGCCACTGGGTGCTGTACCGGCTGGCGCGCAACCACGTGGGCCTGGTCGCCGCGCACGACTGGCGCTGGTACTTGCAGCGCGCCTACCAGACCACGGTGGCGATGGTGCGCGACGCGCCCGAGTACGCGCAGTTCGGCCTGATGGAGGGCGACGTCTTCCTCGATATCCTGAAGGACCTGAAGCGCGAGGGCATGACGGCCGAGGCGGCCGACATGGAAAGCATGATGAAGCGGCGCGCCGACCACTGGCGCACCCTGGCCTACCCGTTCGGCAGCGAGATGGCGTGGGACTCGACCGGCCAGGCCGAGGTCTATGCGTGGATGCGCCACTTCGGCTACACCAAGCAGGCCGACATCACGCGCGAAGTGATCCTGGGCTATGACCCGGCGATGCCGAGCTGGGGCTACAACGGCAACGCCCGCCGCTACTGGGACTTCCTGTATGGCGGCAAGACCGCGCGCATCGAGCGCCAGATCCACCACTACGGCTCGACCTTGAACGCGGTACCGCTGTTCGATGCCTACCGCGCCAATCCGTCAGACCTGCACCTGCTGCGCGTGGCCTACGGCGGCCTGCTGGGCGGCATCACCAACATCGACCGCGACGGTTTCTCGTCGGCCGCCTTCCACGCCTGGCCCGACATGATGCGCTGGGACGCCTACAGCGGCGACTATGGCATGGGCTTCTACGGCCACGCCTACGCGACCGCCACCTATGTGCTCAAAGACCCGACCTTCGGCTGGCTCAGCTTCGGCGGCAACATGAAAGTGGCTAATAATGGCGTAGTCCAGATCACGCCCAAGGACAGCGCGCGCACGCGCCTGTTCGTGGCGCCAGCGCGCGCGTGGATCACTTTGGAAGCGGGCAAGATCGACACCGCGACCTACGATCCGAAAAGCCGCGCCATTACCTTGGAGCTGGCGGCCGCCACCGCCGCGACGCCGGTGGGACGGCTGCTGGTCGAGAGTCCGGGCGGCAAATTCAAGCCGCAGGGCCTGGTCGCCGAGCGTGGCGGCTACCAGATTCCGCTGACGGCGACGACCACGCGCGTGCTGTTGAAGCCACGATGA
- the rpsF gene encoding 30S ribosomal protein S6 — MRHYEIVFIVHPDQSEQVPAMIERYKTTVTTRGGAVHRVEDWGRRQMAYSIQKLAKAHYICLNIECDNETLVELETAFKFNDAVLRHLTVKMKKAETAPSPMMKSVQREDAAKSHRTEAPAAPVAAAPAA; from the coding sequence ATGCGTCACTATGAAATAGTATTTATCGTCCATCCGGACCAGAGCGAGCAAGTGCCCGCCATGATCGAACGTTACAAAACCACCGTAACGACCCGCGGCGGCGCCGTGCACCGTGTTGAAGATTGGGGCCGTCGTCAGATGGCTTACTCGATCCAGAAACTGGCTAAAGCACACTACATCTGCCTGAACATCGAATGCGACAACGAGACCCTGGTCGAGCTGGAAACCGCCTTCAAATTCAATGATGCCGTGCTGCGTCACCTGACCGTCAAGATGAAGAAAGCGGAAACCGCTCCTTCGCCGATGATGAAGTCGGTACAACGTGAAGATGCAGCGAAATCGCATCGCACCGAAGCCCCAGCAGCCCCTGTTGCCGCCGCTCCTGCGGCCTAA
- the priB gene encoding primosomal replication protein N, producing the protein MNQSQFIALIAERDALRYTPAGMPIVNAVLQHRSQQMEAGIARLSEFEISAVAAGEISGRFSQAPLGGVYQFTGFINKKTRNSKSLVFHIIDFSAVPDSSI; encoded by the coding sequence GTGAATCAAAGCCAATTCATTGCCTTGATCGCCGAACGGGACGCCTTGCGCTATACCCCGGCCGGCATGCCGATCGTGAACGCTGTACTCCAGCACCGGTCGCAGCAGATGGAGGCGGGCATCGCCCGGTTGAGCGAGTTTGAGATTTCCGCGGTTGCCGCGGGCGAGATCTCGGGCCGCTTCAGCCAGGCGCCACTGGGCGGGGTGTACCAGTTCACCGGTTTTATCAACAAGAAGACACGCAACAGCAAAAGCCTGGTGTTTCACATCATTGATTTTAGTGCTGTCCCAGACAGCTCAATTTAG
- the rpsR gene encoding 30S ribosomal protein S18, translating into MAFGKKFDKNKLKLKEKRKQQNPLFKRKKFCRFTAANVEQVDYKDVDTLKDFVQENGKIMPARLTGTKAHYQRQVDTAIKRARYLALLPYTDLHHA; encoded by the coding sequence ATGGCATTCGGTAAAAAGTTCGACAAAAACAAGCTCAAGCTTAAAGAAAAGCGCAAGCAACAAAATCCACTGTTCAAGCGTAAGAAGTTCTGCCGCTTCACCGCAGCAAACGTTGAACAAGTCGATTACAAAGACGTTGATACCCTGAAGGACTTCGTCCAGGAAAACGGCAAGATCATGCCAGCACGTCTGACCGGCACCAAGGCGCACTACCAGCGTCAAGTTGACACCGCCATCAAACGCGCCCGCTACCTCGCGCTGCTGCCTTACACCGATCTGCACCACGCTTAA
- the rplI gene encoding 50S ribosomal protein L9 → MQIILLEKVVNLGNLGEVVKVKDGYARNFLIPQKMARRATASAVAEFEVKRAELEKAAAAKLAAAQAQGEKLNGMTVNVSQKAGVDGRLFGSVTNFDIAEALTKAGFAVEKAAVRMPTGPLKTVGEHPVSVALHTDVVVEVTVAVVGEAA, encoded by the coding sequence ATGCAAATCATTCTGTTAGAAAAAGTCGTCAACCTGGGCAACCTGGGTGAAGTCGTTAAAGTTAAAGACGGTTACGCACGTAACTTCCTGATTCCGCAAAAAATGGCCCGTCGCGCTACCGCGTCGGCTGTTGCTGAATTCGAAGTCAAGCGCGCCGAACTGGAAAAAGCTGCTGCCGCTAAACTGGCCGCCGCTCAAGCCCAAGGCGAGAAACTGAACGGCATGACCGTGAACGTTTCGCAAAAAGCTGGTGTCGACGGCCGTCTGTTCGGTTCGGTCACCAACTTCGACATCGCTGAAGCGCTGACCAAAGCTGGTTTCGCTGTAGAAAAAGCTGCTGTGCGCATGCCTACCGGTCCTCTGAAGACCGTTGGCGAGCACCCAGTGAGCGTTGCTCTGCACACCGACGTCGTGGTCGAAGTGACCGTTGCCGTCGTGGGCGAAGCAGCCTAA
- a CDS encoding replicative DNA helicase has translation MNTPSDPQLDSLRVPPHSIEAEQSVIGGLLRDNQAFDRIADMMHSEDFYRYDHRIIFEQIVKMINGSKPADVITVFETLTQMGKAEDVGGLAYLNAMAQNTPSAANIRRYAEIVRDRSILRQLITVADEISGQAFTPQGKEVKQMLDEAESKIFAIAEQGARGAAGWLPVQPLLTQVVERIDELYSRDNQSEITGVPTGWIDLDRMTSGLQPGDMVVVAGRPSMGKTAFSMNIAENVAVEEGLPVAVFSMEMGGVQLAMRMLGSVGQLDQHRLRTGKLNDEDWPRLTHAIQKMNDAQVYIDETPALNPIEMRARARRLSRQCGKLGLIVVDYLQLMTGSTQGDNRASEISEISRSLKGLAKELQCPVIALSQLNRSLEQRPNKRPVMSDLRESGAIEQDADVIIFLYRDEVYNPDSPDKGTAEIIIGKQRNGPIGSVRLTWIGQYTKFGNYAGNLALYQGD, from the coding sequence ATGAACACCCCCTCCGATCCGCAACTCGATTCACTCCGCGTCCCGCCGCATTCCATCGAAGCAGAACAGTCCGTCATTGGCGGCCTGCTGCGCGATAACCAGGCGTTCGACCGTATCGCGGACATGATGCATTCGGAGGACTTCTACCGCTATGACCACCGCATCATCTTCGAACAGATCGTCAAGATGATCAACGGCTCCAAGCCGGCCGACGTTATCACGGTGTTCGAAACCCTGACGCAGATGGGCAAGGCCGAGGACGTCGGCGGCCTGGCCTACCTGAACGCGATGGCGCAGAACACGCCGTCGGCGGCCAATATCCGCCGCTACGCCGAGATCGTGCGCGACCGTTCCATCCTGCGCCAGCTGATCACCGTGGCCGACGAGATTTCCGGCCAGGCGTTCACGCCCCAGGGCAAGGAAGTCAAGCAGATGCTCGACGAGGCCGAATCGAAGATCTTCGCCATCGCCGAACAGGGCGCCCGTGGCGCCGCCGGCTGGCTGCCGGTGCAGCCGCTGCTGACCCAGGTGGTCGAGCGCATCGATGAATTATATTCACGTGACAACCAGTCCGAGATCACCGGCGTGCCGACCGGCTGGATCGACCTCGACCGTATGACCTCGGGCCTGCAGCCGGGCGACATGGTGGTCGTCGCCGGCCGCCCGTCGATGGGCAAGACCGCGTTCTCGATGAACATCGCCGAGAACGTGGCCGTCGAGGAGGGCCTGCCGGTGGCCGTGTTCTCGATGGAGATGGGCGGCGTGCAGCTGGCCATGCGTATGCTCGGTTCCGTCGGCCAGCTCGACCAGCACCGCCTGCGTACCGGCAAGCTGAACGACGAGGATTGGCCGCGCCTGACGCACGCCATCCAGAAAATGAACGACGCCCAGGTCTACATCGACGAGACGCCGGCATTGAACCCGATCGAGATGCGCGCCCGCGCGCGGCGCCTGTCGCGCCAGTGCGGCAAGCTCGGCCTGATCGTGGTCGACTACCTGCAACTGATGACCGGCTCGACCCAGGGCGACAACCGCGCCTCCGAGATCTCGGAGATCTCGCGCTCGCTCAAGGGCCTGGCCAAGGAACTGCAGTGCCCGGTGATCGCGCTGTCGCAGCTGAACCGCTCGCTGGAGCAACGCCCCAACAAACGTCCCGTCATGTCCGACCTGCGCGAATCCGGCGCTATCGAGCAGGATGCGGACGTCATCATCTTCCTGTATCGCGACGAGGTCTACAACCCCGACTCGCCCGATAAGGGAACGGCCGAGATCATCATCGGTAAGCAGCGTAACGGCCCGATCGGCTCGGTGCGCCTGACCTGGATCGGCCAATACACCAAGTTCGGCAATTACGCCGGTAACCTGGCGCTGTACCAAGGCGACTAA
- a CDS encoding DUF47 domain-containing protein: protein MFGRLMPTEGKFFDLFNQHADLCVKGAKEMLGLMSNFDDLENRVHAIESIEKQADKITYATVDLLHKTFITPIDRDDIHKLITRQDDILDLLEDAAQTVSLYDLHSVTPEAKRLAELVLACTEKVKEAVSLLHNMDNSRQIVAICEEIDRLESDADHVMRAAMSKLFRDEPDVRNLIKMKAIYEILETVTDRCEDVANIIEGIIVENA, encoded by the coding sequence ATGTTTGGACGCTTGATGCCCACCGAGGGCAAATTTTTTGACCTGTTCAATCAACACGCCGACCTGTGCGTCAAAGGTGCAAAAGAGATGCTGGGGTTGATGTCCAACTTCGACGACCTGGAAAACCGCGTGCACGCCATCGAGAGCATCGAGAAACAGGCCGACAAGATCACCTACGCCACCGTCGACCTGCTGCACAAGACCTTCATCACGCCGATCGACCGCGACGACATCCACAAGCTCATCACGCGCCAGGACGACATCCTCGACCTGCTCGAGGACGCCGCCCAGACCGTCTCGCTGTACGACCTGCACTCGGTCACGCCGGAAGCCAAGCGCCTGGCCGAGCTGGTGCTGGCCTGCACCGAGAAGGTCAAGGAAGCCGTCTCGCTGCTGCACAACATGGACAACTCGCGCCAGATCGTCGCCATCTGCGAAGAGATCGACCGCCTGGAGTCGGACGCCGACCACGTGATGCGCGCCGCCATGTCCAAGCTGTTCCGCGACGAACCGGACGTGCGCAACCTGATCAAGATGAAGGCCATCTATGAGATCCTGGAAACCGTCACCGACCGTTGCGAGGATGTGGCCAACATCATCGAAGGCATCATCGTCGAAAACGCATAA
- a CDS encoding inorganic phosphate transporter: MNTIQMSIYVLGILIALALVFDFMNGFHDAANAIATVVSTGVLKPQTAVAMAAFFNFVAIFVFHQLTVAATVGKGTIDPNVVDQYVIFGALVGAIVWNVVTWYYGIPSSSSHALIGGLVGAAVAKSGTGALISAGLIKTVAFIVLSPLLGFIFGSLMMLLVSWVFVRSTPRRVDKWFRRLQLVSAASYSLGHGGNDAQKTIGIIWMLLIAAGYSQAGDAEPPLWVIVSCYTAISFGTLFGGWRIVKTMGQKITKLKPVGGFCAETGGAITLFTATALGVPVSTTHTITGAIVGVGSAQKMSAVRWGVAGNIVWAWIFTIPASAFVAAIAWWVGQHIM; encoded by the coding sequence ATGAATACCATCCAAATGAGCATCTATGTGCTGGGCATCCTGATCGCCCTGGCCTTGGTGTTTGACTTCATGAACGGCTTCCATGACGCCGCCAACGCGATCGCCACCGTCGTCTCGACCGGTGTGCTGAAGCCGCAAACGGCGGTGGCCATGGCCGCGTTCTTCAATTTCGTCGCCATTTTCGTGTTCCACCAGCTCACGGTGGCCGCCACCGTCGGCAAGGGCACCATCGATCCCAATGTGGTGGACCAGTACGTGATCTTCGGCGCGCTGGTCGGCGCCATCGTCTGGAACGTCGTCACGTGGTATTACGGCATTCCATCGTCGTCGTCGCACGCGCTGATCGGCGGCCTGGTCGGCGCAGCGGTGGCCAAGAGCGGCACCGGCGCGCTGATCTCTGCCGGCCTGATCAAGACCGTGGCCTTCATCGTGCTGTCGCCGCTGCTCGGCTTCATCTTCGGTTCGCTGATGATGTTGCTCGTGTCGTGGGTGTTCGTGCGCTCGACGCCGCGCCGGGTCGACAAATGGTTCCGCCGCCTGCAACTGGTATCGGCCGCCTCGTACAGCCTCGGCCACGGCGGCAACGACGCGCAAAAGACCATCGGCATCATCTGGATGCTGCTGATCGCCGCCGGCTACTCGCAGGCCGGCGACGCCGAGCCGCCGCTGTGGGTCATCGTCTCGTGCTACACGGCGATCTCGTTCGGCACCCTGTTCGGCGGCTGGCGCATCGTCAAGACCATGGGCCAGAAGATCACCAAGCTCAAACCGGTGGGCGGCTTCTGCGCCGAGACCGGCGGCGCGATCACCCTGTTCACCGCGACGGCCCTCGGCGTGCCGGTGTCGACCACGCACACCATCACCGGCGCCATCGTCGGCGTGGGTTCGGCGCAGAAGATGTCGGCGGTGCGTTGGGGTGTGGCCGGCAACATCGTCTGGGCGTGGATCTTCACGATCCCGGCGTCGGCCTTCGTCGCCGCGATCGCCTGGTGGGTGGGGCAGCACATCATGTAA